GCATCTCCAATGAGACTCAGCCATGATCCGCACCACCCTGCTCTGCCTCTGCATCGCCTCCTCCCTGCCCGCCCAGCACGGCCCGGGCTGGCGGGGTGGCCGTACCATGGGCATGCGCCAGGGTCCGATCCTCACCCAGCTCTATAGCATGCGCGTTGAGCGCATCCAGCAGAGCCTGGGGGTCTCAGCCGAGCAGGCCCGCATCATGGCGGATCGCTGGAGCCGCTTCGACCGGGACTTCCTGGCCAAGAACCGCCAGGCGCGCCTGCTCCGGGCCCAGATCAATGACATCGTGGTGGGCCCCGGGGGGGACCCAGAGAAGAACACCCTGCTCCGCCCCCTCATCCACCAGTACACCGTCCTGCGCCGGGAACAGCACGACCTCCGGGATGACTTCGAGCGGGACCTCCTCAATGGGCTGACGCCCCTGCAGCAGGGGCGTCTGGTCTTCCTGGTGGATGACATCCAGCGCAGCCTGAGACAGGCCCTGGCCGACAGTCGCTGATCAGTCCCGGTCGCCGGCCTGGCCCTCCAGGATCATGGGCACCACCATGGGGCGCGTCTGGGTGGTCTTGCGGATCAGACGCCGGAGGGTCTGCCGGATCAGCTCGATGAGCAGATCCTTGTCCTTGCGGACCTCCAGAGGAGCCTCATCGAAGGCCTTGCGGGCCGCGCTCCGGAGCAGGGTGCCGTAGGCCTGGTCGTCGGAGAGGACCACAAAGCCCCGGCTCAGGATGGCGGGATCCGCAGCCAGCTCCCGGGTCTCGGGATCCACCAGCAGAGTCACCAGAACGATTCCGTCCTCCTGGAGGATCAGTCGGTCATGGATGACCTTGGCATCCACCATGTGGGATACCCCCTGATCCACGAAGCACTTGCCCACGGGGACGCTGCCCACCAGCTTGGCCTGACCGGCGGTGTCCAGCTGGAGACACTCCCCCCCTTCGAGGAGCAGGACCTTGCGCGGATCCCAGCCCAGGCTTTCGGCCAGGCGACCGTGGGCCACCAGGTTCCGGAAGGTGCCGTGCACCGGGACCATGTAGGTGGGCTTGGCCATGTCGATCATGGCCGCCGCATCCTCCCGGTAACCGTGCCCGGTTGCGTGGATGGGCCCCAGCTCGTCCGAGAGGGTCTCGGCTCCCTGGCGGGCGGCCACATCCAGCATGCGGGAGATGCCCACCTCATTGCCGGGGATGGCGCGGCTGCTGAGGACCAGGCGGTCCCCCAGCTCGATGCGGATGCCCTTGACCTCACCCCGGAGGATGCGGGTGAGGGCGCTCATCTCCTCACCCTGGGTGCCGGTGCAGATGATCAGCACCTGCTCGGGAGGGAAGAGGTGCACATCCCGCTGGTCGATGAAGACATCGTCCCGCAGTTTGAGCCGCCCCAGGCTCCGGGCCAGGGCGACGTTCTTGTCCATGGAGCGCCCCACCAGGCAGACCTTGCGGTGCTCCTCGCAGGCGAGGTCGAGCAGGGTCTGCACGCGATGAATATTGGAGCTGAAGGTGGCCACCACCAGCTTGCCCGGGGTACGCCGGAAGGCCTCCCGCAGGCCGTCCCGGCAGATGACCTCGGAAGGGGTCTTGCCGGGCTTGAGGGTGTTGGTGGAGTCGGAGAGGAGGACCTGGATGCCCTTCTCGCCCAGTTCCTTGATGCGGGCGATGCCGGTGACCCGGCCATCCACAGGGGTTTCGTCGAGCTTGAAGTCACCGGTGTGCAGGATCACCCCCTGGGGGGTGTGGAGGGCAATGGCGCAGGCATCGGGAATGCTGTGGGTGACAGGGATCCACTCTGCCTCGACTTCACCCTTTCCGATGCGGATGCGGTCGAAGTCCCGGACCACATGCATGCGCCGACCGTCCCAGAGCTCGTGCTCCCGCAGCTTTCCCTCCAGGAGGCCCATGGTGTAGGCCGAGCCGTAGACCGGCACGGGCCAACGCTCCAGGAAGTAGGGCAGCGCCCCCAGGTGGTCCTCGTGGCCGTGGGTGAGGAGGACAGCCTCCACCTGGTCCGCGAAGGGCTCCAGATAGGCGAAGTCCGGCACAATGCTGTCGATACCGGGCTGGTCATCGGACGGGAAGAGCTGACCGCAGTCCACCAGGAAGAGGCTCTTCCGGGTGTGGACCACCATGCAGTTCATGCCGAACTCGCCCAGGCCCCCGATGGGGACGAGACGCAACTCGCCCTCCGCGGGGGGCTCGGACCAGGCTTCGAAGGGTTTGGCGTGGGGAATCATGGAACCTCTATTCAGACGAGATGAGCGGGAGTTTGGGGAAATAGGTGCGGCGGCGGGGGACATGCCGGATCAGCAGCCTGAACCTGGCGAGGGCAGCGTGGCCACCGATGCAGAGATCCGGAAGGGGCACATGCAGGCCTCCACCGCGGCGGCGGTGATCCAGGAAGCACTTGCCTGCCGGGAAGACCACCTCCCAAGGGCGGGTATCCCGGCGAAAGAGGGCCAGCGGAAGGGGCTCTGCCCAGGACTCGATGAAGCCGAAGCCCCCGGAGACCTCGGCATAGATGATCCGGGTTGATGACCAGCACTGCCCGGTCCCCCTCCTCCCTCAGACAATCGGCCGACCATGCCGACCACACAGGGTCAGCCGTCGCCACATCCAGGATGACACCGCTGTCCACAAGAATGGGGGTCATGCGTCACGGGTCAGGGCGAGAATTTCGTCCGTGCTCAAGGAGACGGCACCCCGCCCCGCCCAGTGCCGCAGCATGGCCTGCTCCCGAGTCTCACCCTTCGGCCTCTCCACGGGGAAGATACAGGCAGCCGTGCCGTCGAGCACGGGGCTTACTTCGGTATGGGGCAGCGGGCCCGCCTTTTCGCGGACCTCCACGGGGAGGGTGGCCTGTCCTTTGGAGGTGATCCGCATGACCTGACCTCAGAAAGCTTGGAGAAAGTTACTCGGGTGCCCGCAATGGAGCATCTTCTTACGGGTAAGCGTAGGACATCGGGCTCACGAGGCAAGCCGCTGCAGGAGAGAGACCCAGGTCTTCACCGGCACCGCTTCGGCGCGGACCGAAGGGGAGAGCCCTTCGGCCCCCAGCAGGGCCTGGATCCGCTCCGCTTCGAGCCAGCCGTGCCAGTTGTTGGCCAGGGTCTTCCGCCGCTGGGCGAAGCTGCGGTGGAGGAGGTCCAGCAGGGCTCCCCGCTGCTTCAAGGGCAGCGGCTCAGGCAGGGGATCGAAGCGCAGGA
The sequence above is drawn from the uncultured Holophaga sp. genome and encodes:
- a CDS encoding ribonuclease J — translated: MIPHAKPFEAWSEPPAEGELRLVPIGGLGEFGMNCMVVHTRKSLFLVDCGQLFPSDDQPGIDSIVPDFAYLEPFADQVEAVLLTHGHEDHLGALPYFLERWPVPVYGSAYTMGLLEGKLREHELWDGRRMHVVRDFDRIRIGKGEVEAEWIPVTHSIPDACAIALHTPQGVILHTGDFKLDETPVDGRVTGIARIKELGEKGIQVLLSDSTNTLKPGKTPSEVICRDGLREAFRRTPGKLVVATFSSNIHRVQTLLDLACEEHRKVCLVGRSMDKNVALARSLGRLKLRDDVFIDQRDVHLFPPEQVLIICTGTQGEEMSALTRILRGEVKGIRIELGDRLVLSSRAIPGNEVGISRMLDVAARQGAETLSDELGPIHATGHGYREDAAAMIDMAKPTYMVPVHGTFRNLVAHGRLAESLGWDPRKVLLLEGGECLQLDTAGQAKLVGSVPVGKCFVDQGVSHMVDAKVIHDRLILQEDGIVLVTLLVDPETRELAADPAILSRGFVVLSDDQAYGTLLRSAARKAFDEAPLEVRKDKDLLIELIRQTLRRLIRKTTQTRPMVVPMILEGQAGDRD
- a CDS encoding AbrB/MazE/SpoVT family DNA-binding domain-containing protein, whose product is MRITSKGQATLPVEVREKAGPLPHTEVSPVLDGTAACIFPVERPKGETREQAMLRHWAGRGAVSLSTDEILALTRDA